One window of Atribacter laminatus genomic DNA carries:
- a CDS encoding YqeG family HAD IIIA-type phosphatase, translating into MKQFLRKFYPSLYVDEISEIPLDLLRKKGIQGLIIDLDNTIAPWDQPTVTQSAEKWLKQAKNDGFKIFLVSNSTTSRVNYFMESLGIPGISMAQKPRRGSFRKALETMDLNYNQVTVIGDQIFTDVLGGNRLNLHTILVNPINRKEFFFTRLVRLAEKFVMKRFLQWFNKTE; encoded by the coding sequence ATGAAACAATTTTTAAGGAAATTTTATCCATCACTTTACGTTGATGAAATATCTGAAATCCCTCTGGACTTGTTGAGGAAAAAGGGTATACAGGGTTTGATTATCGATCTCGATAATACCATTGCTCCCTGGGACCAACCGACCGTTACCCAATCGGCGGAAAAATGGTTAAAACAAGCTAAAAATGATGGGTTTAAAATATTTCTGGTATCCAACTCAACAACTTCAAGGGTCAATTACTTCATGGAATCCCTGGGAATACCCGGGATATCCATGGCTCAAAAGCCGCGACGTGGCTCATTTCGTAAAGCATTGGAGACAATGGATTTGAATTACAATCAGGTTACAGTGATTGGTGATCAAATATTTACCGATGTTTTAGGGGGAAATCGTTTAAATCTCCATACGATTTTAGTCAACCCCATCAATCGGAAAGAATTCTTTTTTACCCGTCTGGTTCGATTGGCGGAGAAATTTGTTATGAAAAGGTTCCTTCAATGGTTCAACAAAACCGAATAA
- a CDS encoding GspE/PulE family protein, producing the protein MEMSTLNSKKLGEILVAKRFITFDQLMKAIEIQKKTGEKLGEILRREGFVKENELFQALAEQLGTLYIDHDNYVVDSNAVTRLPEKFCRQNHCVVVNEEANFIVLAMVNPVDIVTIDRARMMTKKDVHPAIAPPDVIEGIINTYYGGGSSVSEILKEAEEEEGMIYLDEAEELRIDQLKEMGEEAPIIRVVNMIILQAIRAGASDIHIEPHENRVRIRYRIDGILQDSTSTSIKIHPALISRIKILCRMNIAERRLPQDGRFQVTVENRTIDFRVSSLPTIFGEKIVMRILDKSSLLLNLERLGFESDDLKRFYRMIERPYGMVLLTGPTGSGKTTTLYSALNHVSSPDLNIITIEDPVEYILENINQIQVKPKIDFTFANSLRAIMRQDPDIIMVGEIRDRETAEIAIHAALTGHLVFSTLHTNTAPGAVTRLQEMGVASFLISSAIIGVVAQRLARKVCEFCKYPVELEGDAALDLTDGKKDHVVVYQGKGCSRCTSGYKGRVAIHSIFNLSDQLREMILNHATERELTETARKEGMRTLRENAAIKVLTGIISPEEMYRVTANI; encoded by the coding sequence ATGGAAATGAGCACACTCAATTCAAAAAAGTTAGGCGAGATACTGGTTGCCAAGCGTTTTATTACCTTTGACCAGCTTATGAAAGCAATAGAAATTCAAAAAAAAACCGGAGAAAAGTTAGGAGAAATTCTACGAAGAGAAGGCTTTGTGAAGGAAAATGAACTATTTCAAGCCCTCGCAGAGCAGTTGGGTACTTTATATATTGACCACGATAATTATGTCGTTGATTCTAACGCAGTAACTCGTCTACCGGAAAAGTTTTGTCGACAAAACCATTGCGTGGTGGTGAATGAAGAAGCCAATTTTATAGTTTTGGCTATGGTGAATCCAGTGGATATTGTGACCATTGACCGAGCAAGAATGATGACCAAAAAAGATGTCCATCCAGCAATTGCTCCTCCCGACGTGATCGAGGGTATTATAAATACTTATTATGGTGGTGGTAGTTCGGTTAGCGAGATTCTCAAGGAAGCCGAAGAAGAAGAGGGCATGATCTACCTTGATGAAGCCGAGGAGTTAAGAATCGATCAACTCAAGGAGATGGGTGAAGAAGCTCCAATTATTCGGGTGGTAAATATGATAATTCTACAAGCCATTCGAGCGGGTGCTAGCGATATCCACATTGAGCCTCATGAAAACCGAGTGCGAATTCGATACCGAATTGATGGAATTCTTCAAGACTCAACCAGTACCTCCATAAAAATTCATCCTGCCTTAATATCCCGTATTAAGATTCTTTGCCGTATGAACATTGCCGAAAGACGTCTTCCCCAAGATGGACGATTTCAGGTTACAGTAGAAAATCGAACTATAGACTTTCGGGTTTCATCACTTCCGACTATTTTTGGGGAAAAGATCGTCATGCGTATTCTGGATAAATCAAGTTTACTTTTAAATCTCGAACGGCTGGGATTTGAGTCTGATGACTTGAAACGTTTTTATCGGATGATTGAAAGACCCTATGGAATGGTTCTTCTCACCGGACCCACTGGGAGCGGGAAGACCACCACTCTCTATTCTGCTCTCAATCACGTTAGCAGTCCGGATTTAAATATTATCACCATTGAAGATCCGGTTGAGTATATTTTGGAAAATATCAACCAGATCCAGGTTAAACCTAAAATTGACTTTACTTTTGCAAACTCACTCCGTGCTATTATGCGACAGGACCCGGATATTATCATGGTTGGTGAGATTCGAGACCGTGAAACCGCTGAAATTGCCATTCACGCCGCTCTCACCGGACATTTAGTTTTTTCTACCCTCCATACCAATACTGCACCTGGAGCGGTAACCCGTCTCCAAGAGATGGGCGTAGCTTCTTTTCTTATTTCTTCAGCTATCATTGGAGTAGTAGCCCAACGATTGGCGAGGAAGGTATGTGAATTTTGTAAATATCCGGTTGAATTAGAAGGGGATGCTGCACTCGATCTTACCGACGGTAAGAAAGATCATGTTGTGGTTTACCAAGGAAAAGGGTGTTCCCGTTGTACCTCGGGATACAAGGGAAGAGTAGCCATCCACAGTATTTTTAATTTGAGCGATCAACTCCGAGAAATGATCTTAAACCATGCTACCGAGAGGGAACTAACCGAAACAGCGCGCAAAGAAGGAATGAGAACGCTTCGTGAAAACGCTGCCATAAAAGTACTTACTGGTATTATTAGTCCGGAAGAAATGTATCGAGTTACCGCCAATATTTGA
- a CDS encoding shikimate dehydrogenase yields the protein MVQQNRITAETKLLGLIGHPVNHSLSPVFQNAALNALKLDYVYLAFDISADNLINAVCTLRTWRLKGINVTVPHKEKIIQWLDRLDDTALLLGAVNVVVLNDEELVGYNTDGIGFAKALDFNQVDLNGKNIALLGAGGAARAVLSVLIERGIHKVTVYNRSLERSLQFQQWVKNSFTTEVEIDSWESFINGQSSFLNQVDVLINATRLGLNREFIEVPWNNVENSEWIIDVVYHREETPLVREARKKGKKAFDGKIMLLYQGAESFRLFTGHEAPIEVMERALNEALR from the coding sequence ATGGTTCAACAAAACCGAATAACTGCTGAAACCAAATTATTAGGGCTCATTGGACATCCTGTGAATCATTCCTTGTCACCAGTTTTTCAAAATGCAGCTCTTAACGCCTTAAAACTTGATTACGTTTATTTAGCTTTTGATATTTCAGCCGATAATCTAATAAATGCCGTTTGTACACTTCGAACCTGGCGATTGAAAGGAATAAATGTTACAGTTCCGCACAAAGAAAAAATTATTCAATGGCTGGATAGGTTGGATGATACTGCCTTGCTGTTGGGAGCAGTGAATGTTGTGGTTCTAAATGATGAAGAGTTGGTTGGTTATAATACCGATGGAATTGGTTTCGCCAAAGCCTTGGATTTTAATCAGGTTGACCTCAACGGTAAAAATATTGCTCTTTTGGGAGCTGGAGGAGCTGCTCGTGCTGTGTTATCGGTACTCATTGAAAGAGGAATTCATAAAGTTACGGTGTATAACCGTTCACTCGAGAGGTCTCTCCAATTTCAACAATGGGTAAAAAATTCATTCACAACGGAAGTAGAAATTGATAGCTGGGAGAGCTTTATAAATGGTCAATCTTCTTTTTTGAACCAGGTTGATGTTTTGATCAATGCCACTCGTTTGGGGCTGAACCGGGAATTTATAGAAGTCCCTTGGAACAATGTTGAAAACAGTGAATGGATAATTGATGTGGTTTATCATCGAGAAGAAACTCCTCTGGTAAGAGAAGCACGAAAAAAAGGAAAAAAAGCTTTTGATGGGAAGATAATGTTGCTTTATCAAGGAGCGGAGAGTTTTCGTTTGTTTACCGGCCACGAGGCTCCCATTGAAGTTATGGAAAGAGCTTTGAATGAGGCATTGAGGTAA
- a CDS encoding IS110 family transposase: protein MKYQQVVGMDIAKDSVQASRFDGTTFFDFSFPNQEKSFLKEVQKSIPKSDPSHTLFVMEATGAYHLKLATTLYKKGYSVAVVNPFIIKKYAEMLLKRAKTDRKDARLIAQFGFYQEVTLFAPKESMAEEITQVLKGLDQLKKERTNLKNYREAFTCHNEINPVVRDIYQKQLEEIEKAIKTLEAEAKRLVSQYAPKEYQLLLSIKGIGKCSATALLGLLQKMDRFSRGKEVASFLGLAPQISQSGKDKGKAWLSKKGNGYLRRLLYLAALSASRSNAQCRELYQRLLAKGKPKKVALIAVANKLLRQAFAVLKSGCPYDPHYLKLKSNLEVVLT from the coding sequence ATGAAGTACCAACAAGTAGTGGGCATGGATATTGCGAAAGACTCAGTGCAAGCCAGTCGCTTTGATGGAACAACTTTTTTTGATTTTTCCTTTCCCAACCAAGAAAAGTCGTTCCTGAAAGAGGTTCAGAAAAGCATCCCAAAAAGTGATCCCTCTCACACTCTTTTTGTCATGGAAGCAACTGGAGCGTATCATCTCAAACTCGCCACTACCCTCTATAAGAAAGGTTACTCCGTTGCCGTCGTCAATCCCTTCATCATCAAAAAATATGCCGAGATGCTCTTAAAAAGAGCCAAGACTGATAGGAAAGATGCTCGGTTGATTGCCCAATTTGGTTTTTATCAGGAGGTCACTCTCTTTGCTCCCAAAGAGAGCATGGCTGAAGAAATAACTCAAGTCTTAAAAGGTCTAGACCAACTCAAAAAAGAAAGAACCAACTTGAAGAATTACCGAGAAGCATTCACCTGCCATAACGAGATCAACCCAGTGGTGAGGGATATCTATCAAAAACAGCTGGAAGAGATCGAAAAAGCGATCAAAACCCTCGAAGCCGAAGCAAAACGACTGGTTTCCCAGTATGCTCCGAAAGAATACCAACTGCTCCTGAGTATCAAAGGAATCGGGAAATGCTCGGCGACTGCTCTTTTAGGACTCCTCCAAAAGATGGATCGCTTCTCTCGAGGGAAAGAAGTGGCCAGTTTCTTAGGCCTTGCTCCCCAGATCTCTCAATCTGGAAAAGACAAAGGCAAAGCCTGGCTGAGTAAAAAGGGGAACGGCTATCTCCGTAGGCTTCTCTATCTTGCGGCTCTTTCGGCTTCACGGTCTAATGCTCAATGTCGGGAACTCTATCAGCGACTCCTTGCGAAAGGAAAACCGAAGAAAGTCGCTCTCATAGCAGTCGCCAATAAGCTCTTAAGACAGGCCTTTGCAGTATTAAAAAGTGGTTGTCCTTATGATCCTCATTACCTAAAACTAAAAAGTAATCTTGAAGTAGTTTTGACTTGA
- the ruvX gene encoding Holliday junction resolvase RuvX, with amino-acid sequence MKKILAVDIGEKRIGLSYNRGTSFASPLKVISSESLKKNVVHIIEVAQQIQAEVIVLGLPLRLNNSAKSEAQKIMAFRELLTKGFPGEVVLFDERLTTKEAEKRLLEADVSRKKRKMVIDQLAATIILQTYIDSTQI; translated from the coding sequence GTGAAAAAAATTTTAGCGGTTGACATTGGAGAAAAGAGAATAGGATTATCTTACAATCGTGGGACAAGCTTTGCTTCTCCTCTGAAAGTGATTTCCAGTGAAAGCCTGAAAAAAAATGTCGTTCATATCATTGAAGTTGCCCAGCAAATTCAAGCCGAAGTCATTGTTTTGGGTTTGCCTTTGCGATTAAACAATTCGGCAAAAAGTGAAGCACAAAAAATAATGGCATTTCGTGAATTGTTAACCAAGGGTTTTCCTGGTGAAGTGGTGCTTTTTGACGAGAGGTTAACGACCAAAGAAGCAGAGAAAAGACTGTTGGAAGCTGATGTAAGCCGAAAAAAAAGAAAAATGGTTATCGATCAGTTAGCGGCAACTATAATTCTTCAAACCTATATTGATTCTACTCAAATATGA
- the mltG gene encoding endolytic transglycosylase MltG, which translates to MKKNHIGLIIVSYLFCFILYISFYYSPGVGDDSQTVVIQSGMTNQVIAQDFKKNGLIISPTLFLAFTFLSDQSQLIAGNYQFQSGETISQIVNRIAQGRSYRVKVTFPEGSTVKQMATLLDQAGICQREEYLNFTQQPEVFHKPWLSEAQNLEGYLFPDTYYLSPGTHPLQVIEIQLNRFEEIYPGNLLEENYTEMNQKVILASIVEREAQAKNEKPIVASVFLNRLKSNMKLESCATVIYAWNQEKGVQLSSLSLDDLTIPSPYNTYLHQGLPPTPICNPGLDSLEAVVDTPQTDYYFFVLGENGTHNFSKTFDEHLKNKKQSAIQ; encoded by the coding sequence ATGAAAAAAAACCATATCGGATTGATAATTGTTAGTTATTTATTCTGTTTTATTCTCTATATATCATTCTATTATTCACCAGGGGTTGGTGATGATTCTCAAACCGTGGTTATTCAATCGGGAATGACCAACCAAGTGATCGCCCAAGATTTTAAGAAAAACGGTCTCATAATTTCTCCGACCCTTTTTTTGGCTTTTACATTTTTAAGCGATCAAAGTCAATTAATTGCCGGGAATTACCAGTTTCAATCGGGAGAAACCATTTCACAAATTGTAAATAGAATAGCCCAAGGTCGTTCCTATCGGGTTAAAGTAACCTTTCCTGAGGGTTCAACAGTTAAACAAATGGCTACATTGCTTGATCAAGCTGGAATTTGTCAACGGGAGGAATATTTAAACTTTACGCAGCAACCAGAAGTTTTTCATAAACCATGGTTATCTGAAGCCCAAAATTTAGAAGGATATTTATTCCCCGACACTTATTATTTATCGCCAGGTACTCATCCATTACAGGTTATTGAAATCCAATTAAATCGATTTGAAGAAATTTATCCTGGGAATCTTTTGGAGGAAAATTATACCGAGATGAATCAAAAAGTCATATTGGCTTCAATAGTTGAGAGAGAAGCGCAGGCAAAAAATGAAAAACCTATAGTCGCCTCGGTATTTTTAAATCGCTTGAAATCGAATATGAAATTAGAGTCGTGTGCAACAGTCATTTATGCTTGGAATCAGGAAAAAGGAGTGCAGCTCTCATCATTGAGCTTGGATGATTTAACCATACCATCTCCTTACAATACTTACCTTCATCAAGGACTTCCACCAACTCCGATATGCAATCCTGGTCTCGATTCTTTAGAAGCAGTGGTTGATACTCCCCAAACCGATTATTATTTTTTTGTACTGGGAGAAAACGGGACACACAATTTTTCCAAAACCTTTGACGAACATTTAAAAAATAAAAAGCAGAGCGCAATTCAATGA